One genomic region from Streptomyces sp. NBC_00457 encodes:
- a CDS encoding nitrate/nitrite transporter has protein sequence MTAPSQAPAQSRGGRWIDHWDPEDETFWNETGEKVARRNLVFSVLSEHIGFSIWTLWSVMVLFMGPEYGLTPADKFVIVSMATLVGALVRVPYTFAVAVFGGRNWTIVSASLLLLPTIAAFIVMEPGTSFTTFLLCAMLAGIGGGNFASSMTNINAFFPLRKKGWALGLNAGGGNIGVPVVQLVGLAVIGASGGPRVLLGIYIPCIVVAAVLAALYMDNISSVKNDTGAAKEAAKDPHTWIMSFLYIGTFGSFIGYSFAFGLVLQTQFGRTPLESAYVTFIGPLLGSLIRPFGGWLADKYGGARITLWNFVGMAAATAVIISASMSKSLALFTTAFIALFILTGLGNGSTYKMIPGIFQAKAAAKGLTGEEAASYGRRLSGASMGLIGAVGALGGLGINLAFRQSFLSVGSGTGAFVAFLAFYGVCFVVTWAVYLRRPAAQAPATATASEAKSQLSYAEV, from the coding sequence ATGACAGCCCCTAGCCAGGCCCCCGCCCAGAGCAGGGGAGGCCGTTGGATCGATCACTGGGATCCCGAGGACGAGACCTTCTGGAACGAGACCGGAGAGAAGGTGGCCCGCCGCAACCTCGTCTTCTCCGTACTCTCCGAGCACATCGGGTTCTCGATCTGGACCCTGTGGTCCGTGATGGTGCTGTTCATGGGCCCCGAGTACGGGCTCACCCCGGCCGACAAGTTCGTCATCGTGTCGATGGCGACGCTGGTCGGCGCGCTCGTCCGGGTCCCCTACACCTTCGCGGTCGCGGTCTTCGGTGGCCGGAACTGGACCATCGTCTCGGCCTCGCTGCTGCTGCTCCCCACCATCGCCGCCTTCATCGTGATGGAGCCGGGGACCTCGTTCACCACCTTCCTGCTGTGCGCGATGCTCGCCGGCATCGGTGGCGGAAACTTCGCGTCCAGCATGACCAACATCAACGCCTTCTTCCCGCTCAGGAAGAAGGGGTGGGCGCTCGGCCTGAACGCCGGCGGCGGCAACATCGGTGTCCCGGTCGTGCAGCTGGTCGGCCTCGCTGTCATCGGCGCCAGCGGCGGCCCGCGCGTGCTGCTCGGGATCTACATCCCCTGCATCGTCGTCGCCGCGGTCCTCGCCGCGCTGTACATGGACAACATCTCGTCCGTGAAGAACGACACCGGCGCCGCCAAGGAGGCCGCGAAGGACCCCCACACCTGGATCATGTCCTTCCTCTACATCGGCACCTTCGGCTCGTTCATCGGCTACAGCTTCGCCTTCGGCCTCGTCCTGCAGACGCAGTTCGGGCGTACGCCGCTGGAGTCCGCGTACGTCACCTTCATCGGCCCGCTGCTCGGCTCGCTGATCCGGCCCTTCGGCGGCTGGCTCGCCGACAAGTACGGTGGCGCGCGCATCACCCTGTGGAACTTCGTCGGCATGGCCGCCGCGACCGCGGTCATCATCTCCGCCTCGATGTCGAAGTCGCTGGCCCTGTTCACGACCGCGTTCATCGCGCTGTTCATCCTGACGGGGCTCGGCAACGGCTCGACGTACAAGATGATCCCCGGCATCTTCCAGGCCAAGGCCGCGGCCAAGGGCCTGACCGGTGAAGAGGCCGCCTCCTACGGCCGCCGGCTCTCCGGTGCCTCCATGGGACTCATCGGCGCGGTGGGCGCACTCGGCGGGCTCGGCATCAACCTCGCCTTCCGGCAGTCGTTCCTGAGCGTGGGCTCCGGCACCGGCGCCTTCGTCGCCTTCCTCGCCTTCTACGGCGTCTGCTTCGTGGTCACCTGGGCCGTATACCTTCGCCGCCCGGCCGCGCAGGCTCCGGCCACCGCCACCGCATCGGAGGCGAAATCGCAGCTCAGCTACGCCGAGGTGTGA
- a CDS encoding uroporphyrinogen-III synthase, whose protein sequence is MYEEQQRPEHGPLAGFTVGVTAARRADELGALLQRRGAAVLHAPALRIVPLSDDGELLAATKDIVENVPDIAVATTAIGFRGWIEAADGWGLGEDLLDRLRGVELLARGPKVKGAIRAAGLTEHWSPSSESMAEVLDRLLEEGVEGRRIAIQLHGEPLPGFVESLRAAGAEVVGVPVYRWMPPEDIGPVDRLLDAAVSRGLDALTFTSAPAAASLLSRAEERGLLAELLAALHHDVLPACVGPVTALPLQARGVDTVSPERFRLGPLVQLLCQELPARARALPIAGHRVEIRGHAVLVDGELKPVPPAGMSLLRALSRRPGWVVARAELLRALPGAGRDEHAVETAMARLRTALGAPKLIQTVVKRGYRLALDPAADAKYADA, encoded by the coding sequence ATGTACGAGGAACAGCAGCGACCGGAACACGGACCCCTCGCCGGGTTCACCGTGGGTGTCACCGCCGCGCGCCGGGCCGATGAACTCGGGGCACTGCTCCAGCGGCGCGGTGCCGCCGTTCTGCACGCCCCCGCCCTGCGGATCGTGCCGCTCTCCGACGACGGTGAGCTGCTCGCCGCCACCAAGGACATCGTCGAGAACGTGCCGGACATCGCGGTCGCGACGACCGCGATCGGCTTCCGGGGCTGGATCGAGGCCGCCGACGGGTGGGGCCTCGGCGAGGATCTGCTGGACCGGCTGCGCGGCGTGGAGCTGCTCGCGCGCGGACCCAAGGTCAAGGGCGCGATACGGGCCGCCGGGCTGACCGAGCACTGGTCGCCGTCCAGCGAGTCCATGGCCGAGGTGCTCGACCGGCTCCTGGAGGAAGGGGTCGAGGGGCGTCGTATCGCCATTCAGCTGCACGGCGAGCCGCTGCCGGGATTCGTGGAGTCGCTGCGGGCCGCGGGCGCGGAGGTCGTCGGGGTGCCGGTGTACCGGTGGATGCCGCCGGAGGACATCGGGCCCGTCGACCGGCTGCTCGACGCCGCCGTCTCACGCGGCCTGGACGCGCTCACCTTCACCAGCGCGCCCGCCGCCGCGTCCCTGCTGTCCCGCGCCGAGGAGCGCGGTCTGCTGGCCGAACTGCTCGCCGCCCTGCACCACGACGTCCTGCCCGCCTGTGTCGGCCCGGTCACCGCGCTGCCGCTCCAGGCCCGTGGCGTGGACACGGTCTCGCCGGAACGTTTCCGGCTCGGCCCGCTCGTCCAGCTGCTCTGCCAGGAGCTGCCGGCCCGCGCGCGGGCCCTGCCGATCGCCGGGCACCGGGTGGAGATCCGGGGCCACGCGGTCCTGGTCGACGGCGAGCTGAAACCCGTACCGCCCGCCGGGATGTCCCTGCTGCGGGCCCTGTCCCGGCGGCCCGGCTGGGTCGTCGCCCGCGCCGAACTGCTGCGTGCGCTGCCCGGCGCCGGCCGCGACGAGCACGCCGTGGAGACCGCGATGGCCCGGCTGCGTACGGCACTCGGGGCGCCCAAACTCATCCAGACCGTCGTCAAACGCGGCTACCGGCTCGCCCTCGACCCGGCCGCCGACGCCAAGTACGCCGACGCCTGA
- a CDS encoding anthrone oxygenase family protein — translation MTQNSTGTVTGFVLGAATVAMGLIAGAFYVFACGVMPGLARSDDRAYVEVMRNMNEAIQNPVFFLSFMGALLLAAVSAWQLRAAPCRTWVWAGLAAYALTFLVTVVVNIPLNNGLAEIGTSASVAREEFEDMWVAWNVVRAVLSTLALAFLARALVVYGRGRQASAYLASAAGSRASR, via the coding sequence ATGACGCAGAACAGCACTGGCACTGTCACTGGATTCGTACTGGGTGCGGCCACGGTCGCGATGGGGCTGATCGCCGGGGCCTTCTATGTCTTCGCTTGCGGTGTGATGCCGGGGCTCGCCCGCAGTGATGACCGGGCGTATGTCGAGGTCATGCGGAACATGAACGAGGCGATCCAGAACCCCGTGTTCTTCCTGAGCTTCATGGGGGCGCTGCTGCTGGCGGCTGTGTCGGCGTGGCAGCTGCGCGCGGCGCCCTGCCGGACGTGGGTGTGGGCGGGCCTCGCGGCGTACGCCCTCACCTTCCTCGTCACGGTCGTGGTGAACATCCCGCTGAACAACGGCCTCGCAGAGATCGGCACTTCGGCGTCGGTCGCGCGGGAGGAGTTCGAGGACATGTGGGTGGCCTGGAACGTGGTACGGGCGGTGTTGTCTACGCTCGCGCTGGCGTTCCTGGCAAGGGCCCTGGTCGTGTACGGCCGCGGCCGTCAGGCGTCGGCGTACTTGGCGTCGGCGGCCGGGTCGAGGGCGAGCCGGTAG
- a CDS encoding CGNR zinc finger domain-containing protein produces the protein MAMGRTVTDTSSSAYELRFDAGRICLDLLATATPHPGEKLDSVEVLHAWITGSGLVPPGTPLTHADASWLVGFRELRGHIGRLVHGRLSPTTPPYDRSLARVNELARTAPPAPRALRREDGTLVRELDPPEYSALLGAIARDTVELLTDPVARASLRQCEGDNCPIVYVDSSRGRRRRWCSSEVCGNRERVARHRRRAALARA, from the coding sequence ATGGCAATGGGTCGTACGGTCACAGACACATCCTCGTCCGCGTACGAGCTCCGTTTCGACGCCGGGCGCATCTGCCTGGATCTCCTCGCGACCGCGACCCCGCACCCAGGCGAAAAGCTCGACTCCGTAGAGGTGCTGCACGCCTGGATCACCGGCTCGGGACTCGTCCCGCCGGGCACTCCGCTCACCCATGCCGACGCCTCCTGGCTGGTCGGCTTCCGTGAACTGCGCGGCCACATCGGCCGGTTGGTGCACGGCAGGCTGTCGCCCACGACACCGCCGTACGACCGCTCGCTCGCCCGCGTCAACGAACTCGCCCGCACCGCGCCCCCGGCCCCCCGCGCCCTGCGTCGCGAAGACGGCACGCTGGTGCGCGAGTTGGACCCGCCGGAGTACTCGGCGCTGCTCGGTGCGATCGCCCGGGACACCGTCGAACTGCTCACCGACCCCGTCGCGCGAGCGAGTCTCAGGCAGTGCGAAGGGGACAACTGCCCCATCGTGTACGTCGACTCCTCCCGGGGCCGCAGGAGGCGCTGGTGCTCCAGTGAGGTCTGCGGAAACCGCGAACGGGTGGCCCGGCACCGCCGCCGCGCGGCACTCGCCCGCGCCTAG
- a CDS encoding sigma-70 family RNA polymerase sigma factor translates to MSQPSEPDEELMRALYREHAGPLLAYVLRLVAGDRQRAEDVVQETLIRAWKNAGQLNRATGSVRPWLVTVARRIVIDGHRSRQARPQEVDPSPLEVIPAEDEIDKALWLMTLSDALDDLTPAHREVLVETYFKGRTVNEAAETLGIPSGTVRSRVFYALRSMKLALEERGVTA, encoded by the coding sequence ATGTCCCAGCCCTCGGAACCAGATGAGGAGCTGATGCGTGCGCTGTACCGAGAGCACGCCGGACCTCTGCTCGCTTATGTCCTTCGGCTGGTCGCCGGAGACCGGCAGCGCGCCGAGGACGTCGTGCAGGAGACACTCATCCGTGCCTGGAAGAACGCCGGTCAGCTCAATCGAGCGACCGGATCTGTACGCCCCTGGCTGGTGACGGTCGCTCGCCGCATCGTCATCGACGGCCATCGCAGCCGGCAGGCCCGGCCGCAGGAGGTCGATCCGTCGCCGCTGGAGGTCATCCCCGCGGAGGACGAGATCGACAAGGCGCTGTGGTTGATGACGCTGTCGGACGCGCTCGACGACCTGACCCCCGCCCACCGGGAGGTGCTCGTAGAGACGTACTTCAAGGGGCGTACGGTCAATGAGGCGGCCGAGACGCTGGGTATACCGAGTGGCACGGTGCGCTCACGGGTGTTCTATGCCCTGCGATCGATGAAGCTGGCTCTGGAGGAGCGGGGGGTGACGGCGTGA
- a CDS encoding anti-sigma factor family protein, translated as MSVYGGHQGFGSGGPGMSGPMQGSPGPNEHETVGAYALGILDDVEATAFEAHLAGCEWCAQQLDELAGMEPMLAALADLPGTGTPAIGESLSAKPSPRLAEKLVNEVAERRAMTRRRSFYMVAAAAALIIGGPVAAVATTAGDEGTSGGNETLAASPAKEAFDHMSDKISATDPTTKVSASVGLEPKAWGTHAVLELKNVKGPLKCSLIAVGKNGERETITSWSVPNWGYGIENAKTEQARNPLYVHGGAAFAPNEIDHFEVMTFEGKRLVEVDA; from the coding sequence ATGAGTGTGTACGGGGGACATCAGGGATTCGGCTCGGGTGGTCCGGGTATGTCTGGCCCTATGCAGGGATCTCCGGGCCCGAACGAGCACGAGACCGTCGGCGCCTACGCTCTCGGGATTCTCGACGACGTAGAGGCAACCGCTTTCGAGGCACATCTCGCCGGCTGCGAGTGGTGCGCCCAGCAGCTCGACGAACTCGCCGGGATGGAGCCGATGCTGGCAGCCCTCGCGGACCTGCCCGGCACCGGTACGCCCGCCATCGGCGAGTCGCTGTCGGCCAAGCCCTCCCCGCGGCTCGCGGAGAAGCTGGTCAACGAAGTCGCCGAGCGACGCGCCATGACCCGTCGCCGCTCCTTCTACATGGTGGCGGCAGCGGCGGCGCTGATCATCGGCGGTCCGGTCGCCGCGGTGGCGACCACGGCCGGTGACGAGGGCACGAGCGGCGGCAACGAGACCTTGGCGGCCAGCCCCGCCAAGGAAGCCTTCGACCACATGTCCGACAAGATCTCGGCGACCGACCCGACCACCAAGGTCAGCGCCAGCGTCGGCCTGGAGCCGAAGGCCTGGGGCACCCACGCGGTCCTCGAGCTCAAGAACGTCAAAGGCCCTCTGAAGTGCTCGCTCATCGCCGTCGGCAAGAACGGCGAACGTGAGACGATCACCTCATGGTCGGTCCCGAACTGGGGCTACGGCATCGAGAACGCCAAGACCGAGCAGGCCAGAAACCCGCTCTACGTCCACGGCGGCGCCGCCTTCGCACCGAACGAGATCGACCACTTCGAGGTCATGACCTTCGAAGGCAAGCGGCTTGTCGAGGTAGACGCGTAG
- a CDS encoding HelD family protein, with the protein MAAQAQQETALDSSAQDSVRDDSARDREIGVEQEHLDRVYQRLEEKIHEAEFLMNDAAKRGQVGTPGALAERDAQVFRAGIHLSRLNNEFEDFLFGRIDLLPGKDGKKGPDGAYTAVEPADGAVRDDGTADIAETLHIGRIGVLDQDYAPLVIDWRAPAAAPFYRSTPVDPGRVVRRRVIRSKGRRVLGVEDDLMRPELKATLDGHELPVIGDGALMAALGQARSHTMRDIVASIQAEQDLVIRAPAASVTYVEGGPGTGKTAVALHRAAYLLYQDRRRYAGGILIVSPTPLLVAYTEGVLPSLGEEGQVAIRAIGSLVDGTEATLYDSPSVARAKGSYRMLKVLRKAARGALEFGAGAATGRGAATDPGAATDPGTAAGPAASGHSAPGPASSDRHGSGRLASGSAASGPAAAGPAASGPAASGRHGSNRPASGRPAPGQLAFGEESDGSDDATPGQNGAPAAPPTRLRVVAFGRRLELEAAELERIRHAVLSGTAPVNLLRPRARKLLLDALWEQSGAATRHTDPELAAELRSSFDEDITSEDAFIAFLDAWWPELTPKHVLAAMADERRLGRWARRILNPGEIRKVARSLKRNGHSVHDIAMLDELQAILGTPARPRRKRELDPLDQLTGLDELMPVREESQRERAERLAQERVEYAHVIVDEAQDLTPMQWRMVGRRGRHATWTVVGDPAQSSWSDPEEAAEARDEALGSRPRRRFQLTVNYRNPAEIAELAAKVLALAMPGSQSPRAVRSTGVEPRFTAVRDSLSRTVREEAARLLDRVDGTVGVVVAMNRREEARRWLTGLGDRVVALGSLEAKGLEYDATIVVSPAEIADESPAGLRVLYVALTRATQQLTVVSGDRDEPDANGVPDLLQD; encoded by the coding sequence GTGGCCGCTCAGGCTCAGCAGGAAACCGCGCTCGACTCCTCCGCCCAGGATTCCGTACGCGACGACTCCGCGCGCGACCGGGAGATCGGCGTCGAACAGGAACACCTGGACCGGGTGTACCAGCGGCTCGAGGAGAAGATCCACGAGGCCGAGTTCCTCATGAACGACGCCGCCAAGCGCGGCCAGGTCGGCACGCCCGGCGCACTCGCCGAGCGTGATGCGCAGGTCTTCCGGGCGGGTATCCACCTCAGCCGCCTGAACAACGAGTTCGAGGACTTCCTCTTCGGCCGTATCGACCTGCTGCCCGGCAAGGACGGCAAGAAGGGACCCGACGGCGCGTACACCGCGGTCGAGCCCGCTGACGGCGCCGTGCGCGACGACGGCACGGCCGACATCGCCGAGACCCTGCACATCGGCCGGATCGGCGTCCTCGACCAGGACTACGCACCGCTGGTCATCGACTGGCGCGCCCCGGCCGCCGCGCCTTTCTACCGCTCCACCCCGGTCGATCCGGGCCGGGTGGTACGCCGCCGGGTGATCCGCTCCAAGGGCCGCCGTGTCCTCGGTGTCGAGGACGACCTGATGCGCCCCGAGCTGAAGGCCACGCTGGACGGCCACGAGCTCCCGGTGATCGGTGACGGCGCGCTGATGGCCGCGCTCGGTCAGGCCCGCAGCCACACCATGCGCGACATCGTCGCCTCCATCCAGGCCGAGCAGGACCTGGTCATCCGCGCCCCCGCCGCCTCCGTGACCTACGTCGAGGGCGGCCCCGGCACCGGTAAGACCGCGGTGGCGCTGCACCGGGCGGCGTATCTGCTCTACCAGGACCGGCGCCGGTACGCGGGCGGCATCCTCATCGTCTCGCCGACCCCGCTGCTCGTCGCGTACACCGAGGGCGTCCTCCCCTCCCTCGGCGAGGAGGGCCAGGTCGCCATCCGCGCCATCGGCTCCCTCGTCGACGGCACCGAGGCCACGCTGTACGACTCCCCGTCGGTGGCCCGCGCCAAGGGCTCGTACCGCATGCTGAAGGTGCTGCGGAAGGCGGCGCGGGGGGCGCTGGAGTTCGGCGCAGGCGCCGCGACCGGCCGGGGTGCCGCGACCGACCCGGGTGCCGCGACCGACCCGGGTACCGCCGCGGGCCCGGCTGCCTCCGGCCATTCCGCCCCCGGTCCTGCCTCCTCCGACCGCCACGGCTCGGGCCGCCTCGCCTCCGGCTCCGCCGCCTCCGGTCCTGCGGCCGCGGGCCCGGCTGCCTCCGGTCCCGCCGCCTCTGGCCGTCACGGCTCCAATCGTCCCGCCTCCGGTCGTCCCGCCCCCGGCCAGCTCGCCTTCGGCGAGGAGAGTGACGGGAGCGACGACGCCACGCCCGGACAGAACGGGGCACCCGCCGCGCCGCCCACCCGGCTGCGCGTGGTCGCCTTCGGGCGCCGGCTCGAACTGGAGGCGGCGGAGCTGGAACGTATCCGCCACGCCGTCCTCAGCGGCACCGCCCCCGTGAACCTGCTGCGCCCGCGCGCCCGCAAGCTGCTGCTCGACGCGCTGTGGGAGCAGTCCGGCGCCGCCACCCGGCACACCGACCCCGAGCTGGCCGCCGAGCTGCGGTCGTCGTTCGACGAGGACATCACGTCCGAGGACGCCTTCATCGCCTTCCTCGACGCCTGGTGGCCGGAGCTCACGCCGAAGCACGTCCTGGCCGCCATGGCCGACGAACGCCGCCTCGGCCGCTGGGCCCGGCGGATCCTCAACCCCGGCGAGATCCGCAAGGTGGCCCGCTCGCTCAAGCGGAACGGCCACAGCGTGCACGACATCGCCATGCTCGACGAGCTCCAGGCGATCCTCGGCACCCCCGCCCGCCCCCGCAGGAAGCGCGAGCTGGACCCGCTCGACCAGCTCACCGGGCTCGACGAGCTGATGCCCGTACGCGAGGAGTCGCAGCGCGAGCGGGCCGAACGGCTGGCGCAGGAACGCGTCGAGTACGCGCACGTCATCGTCGACGAGGCGCAGGACCTCACGCCCATGCAGTGGCGCATGGTCGGCCGCCGCGGCCGGCACGCCACCTGGACGGTCGTCGGCGACCCCGCCCAGTCCTCCTGGTCCGACCCCGAGGAGGCGGCCGAGGCCCGCGACGAGGCCCTCGGCTCCCGCCCGCGCCGCCGCTTCCAGCTCACCGTGAACTACCGCAACCCGGCCGAGATCGCCGAGCTGGCGGCGAAGGTGCTGGCGCTGGCCATGCCCGGCTCCCAGTCACCGAGGGCGGTCCGCTCCACCGGCGTCGAGCCCCGCTTCACCGCCGTCCGCGACTCCCTGAGCCGCACCGTCCGCGAGGAGGCCGCCCGGCTGCTCGACCGCGTCGACGGCACGGTCGGCGTCGTCGTCGCCATGAACCGGCGCGAGGAGGCCCGCCGCTGGCTCACCGGCCTCGGCGACCGGGTCGTGGCGCTCGGCAGCCTGGAGGCGAAGGGCCTGGAGTACGACGCGACGATCGTCGTCTCACCCGCGGAGATCGCCGACGAGAGCCCGGCGGGCCTGCGTGTGCTGTACGTCGCACTGACCCGGGCCACCCAGCAGCTGACGGTGGTGTCGGGGGACCGGGACGAGCCGGACGCGAACGGGGTTCCGGACCTCCTCCAGGATTGA
- a CDS encoding NAD-dependent malic enzyme, whose product MATAPSVSYSMTVRLEVPASGTAVSQLTTAVESHGGSVTGLDVTASGHEKLRIDVTIAATSTTHADEIVEQLRTIEGVTLGKVSDRTFLMHLGGKIEMQSKHPIRNRDDLSMIYTPGVARVCMAIAENPEDARRLTIKRNSVAVVTDGSAVLGLGNIGPKAALPVMEGKAALFKRFAGIDAWPLCLDTQDTDAIVEIVKAIAPGFAGINLEDISAPRCFEIEARLREALDIPVFHDDQHGTAIVVLAALTNALRVVGKGVENVRVVMSGAGAAGTAILKLLIAAGVKHAVVADIHGVVHAGREDLVAAAPDSPLRWIADNTNPEGVTGTLKEAVRGSDVFIGVSAPNVLDADDVAAMADGAIVFALANPDPEVDPAIARQTAAVVATGRSDFPNQINNVLVFPGVFRGLLDAQSRTVNTEMMLAAAKALADVVTEDELNPNYIVPSVFNDKVAGAVAGAVREAAKAAGATAS is encoded by the coding sequence ATGGCAACGGCGCCCAGCGTCTCCTACTCGATGACGGTCCGGCTGGAGGTGCCCGCGAGCGGTACCGCGGTCTCCCAGCTCACCACGGCCGTCGAGTCCCACGGAGGCTCGGTGACCGGCCTCGACGTGACGGCTTCCGGCCATGAGAAGCTCCGCATCGACGTCACCATCGCGGCGACCTCCACGACACACGCCGACGAGATCGTCGAGCAGCTGCGCACCATCGAGGGCGTCACGCTCGGCAAGGTCTCCGACCGTACGTTCCTGATGCACCTCGGCGGCAAGATCGAGATGCAGTCCAAGCACCCGATCCGCAACCGTGACGACCTCTCGATGATCTACACGCCGGGTGTGGCCCGAGTCTGCATGGCGATCGCCGAGAATCCCGAGGACGCCCGCCGCCTCACCATCAAGCGCAACTCCGTTGCGGTCGTGACGGACGGTTCGGCGGTGCTGGGCCTCGGCAACATCGGCCCGAAGGCCGCGCTGCCCGTCATGGAGGGCAAGGCGGCCCTCTTCAAACGCTTCGCCGGCATCGACGCCTGGCCGCTGTGCCTCGACACCCAGGACACCGACGCGATCGTCGAGATCGTCAAGGCGATCGCCCCCGGGTTCGCCGGCATCAACCTCGAGGACATCTCCGCACCCCGCTGCTTCGAGATCGAGGCACGGTTGCGCGAGGCCCTCGACATCCCCGTCTTCCACGACGACCAGCACGGCACCGCGATCGTCGTGCTGGCTGCGCTCACCAACGCGCTTCGCGTGGTCGGCAAGGGAGTTGAGAACGTACGCGTCGTCATGTCGGGCGCCGGCGCGGCCGGTACGGCGATCCTGAAGCTGCTCATCGCCGCGGGCGTGAAGCACGCCGTCGTCGCCGACATCCACGGTGTCGTGCACGCCGGCCGCGAGGACCTGGTGGCCGCCGCCCCCGACTCGCCGCTGCGCTGGATCGCCGACAACACCAACCCCGAAGGCGTCACCGGCACCCTCAAGGAGGCCGTGCGCGGCTCCGACGTCTTCATCGGCGTCTCCGCCCCGAACGTCCTCGACGCCGATGACGTGGCCGCCATGGCCGACGGCGCCATCGTGTTCGCGCTCGCGAACCCCGACCCCGAGGTCGACCCGGCAATCGCCCGTCAGACGGCGGCTGTTGTGGCCACCGGCCGCTCCGACTTCCCGAACCAGATCAACAACGTGCTGGTCTTCCCGGGCGTCTTCCGCGGCCTCCTCGACGCACAGTCCCGCACCGTCAACACCGAGATGATGCTCGCGGCGGCGAAGGCCCTGGCGGACGTGGTGACCGAGGACGAGCTCAACCCGAACTACATCGTGCCCAGCGTCTTCAACGACAAGGTCGCGGGCGCGGTGGCGGGCGCCGTACGGGAGGCCGCCAAGGCGGCGGGCGCGACGGCGTCGTAG
- a CDS encoding HU family DNA-binding protein has product MNRSELVAALADRAEVTRKDADAVLAAFAETVGEIVAKGDEKVTIPGFLTFERTHRAARTARNPQTGDPIQIPAGYSVKVSAGSKLKEAAKGQ; this is encoded by the coding sequence ATGAACCGCAGTGAGCTGGTGGCCGCGCTGGCCGACCGCGCCGAGGTGACCCGCAAGGACGCCGACGCCGTTCTGGCCGCGTTCGCCGAGACCGTCGGCGAGATCGTCGCCAAGGGCGACGAGAAGGTCACCATCCCCGGCTTCCTGACCTTCGAGCGCACCCACCGTGCCGCTCGCACCGCCCGCAACCCGCAGACCGGCGACCCCATCCAGATCCCGGCCGGCTACAGCGTGAAGGTCTCCGCGGGCTCCAAGCTCAAGGAAGCGGCCAAGGGCCAGTAG
- the murA gene encoding UDP-N-acetylglucosamine 1-carboxyvinyltransferase has product MTVNDDVLLVHGGTPLEGEIRVRGAKNLVPKAMVAALLGSAPSRLRNVPDIRDVRVVRGLLQLHGVTVRPGEEPGELVLDPSHVESANVADIDAHAGSSRIPILFCGPLLHRLGHAFIPGLGGCDIGGRPIDFHFEVLRQFGAKIEKRADGQYLEAPQRLRGTKIQLPYPSVGATEQVLLTAVLAEGVTELSNAAVEPEIEDLICVLQKMGAIIAMDTDRTIRVTGVDSLGGYTHAALPDRLEAASWASAALATEGNIYVRGAQQRSMMTFLNTYRKVGGAFEIDDEGIRFWHPGGQLKSIALETDVHPGFQTDWQQPLVVALTQATGLSIIHETVYESRLGFTSALNQMGAHIQLYRECLGGSNCRFGQRNFLHSAVVSGPAKLQGADLVIPDLRGGFSYLIAALAAQGTSRVHGIDLINRGYENFMEKLSELGAKVELPGKALG; this is encoded by the coding sequence ATGACCGTCAACGACGATGTCCTGCTTGTCCACGGCGGAACTCCGCTGGAGGGCGAGATTCGTGTCCGCGGTGCGAAGAACCTCGTACCGAAGGCCATGGTCGCCGCCCTGCTGGGCAGCGCGCCGAGTCGACTGCGCAACGTTCCGGACATCCGTGACGTGCGTGTCGTACGCGGCCTGCTGCAACTGCACGGGGTGACGGTCCGTCCGGGAGAGGAGCCGGGCGAACTGGTCCTTGACCCGTCGCACGTGGAGAGCGCGAATGTCGCCGACATCGATGCCCACGCGGGTTCTTCGCGCATCCCCATCCTGTTCTGCGGTCCGCTGCTGCACCGCCTCGGGCATGCGTTCATCCCCGGTCTCGGCGGCTGCGACATCGGCGGCCGGCCCATCGACTTCCACTTCGAGGTGCTGCGGCAGTTCGGCGCGAAGATCGAGAAGCGGGCGGACGGGCAGTACCTGGAGGCTCCGCAGCGGCTGCGCGGCACCAAGATCCAGCTGCCGTACCCGTCCGTCGGCGCGACCGAGCAGGTGCTGCTGACGGCGGTGCTCGCGGAGGGCGTCACGGAACTCTCCAACGCCGCGGTGGAACCGGAGATCGAGGACCTGATCTGCGTCCTGCAGAAAATGGGCGCCATCATCGCGATGGACACCGACCGCACCATCCGCGTCACCGGCGTCGACAGCCTCGGCGGCTACACCCACGCGGCCCTCCCGGACCGCCTGGAGGCCGCCTCGTGGGCTTCCGCGGCGCTGGCGACCGAAGGCAACATCTACGTCCGCGGCGCCCAGCAGCGCTCGATGATGACGTTCCTCAACACCTACCGGAAGGTGGGCGGTGCCTTCGAGATCGACGACGAGGGCATCCGCTTCTGGCACCCCGGCGGCCAGTTGAAGTCCATCGCGCTCGAAACGGACGTCCACCCGGGCTTCCAGACGGACTGGCAGCAGCCGCTCGTCGTGGCGCTGACGCAGGCGACGGGCCTCTCGATCATCCACGAGACGGTCTACGAGTCACGCCTGGGCTTCACCTCCGCGCTCAACCAGATGGGCGCCCACATCCAGCTCTACCGCGAGTGCCTCGGCGGCTCGAACTGCCGCTTCGGCCAGCGCAACTTCCTCCACTCGGCGGTCGTCAGCGGCCCCGCCAAGCTCCAGGGCGCCGACCTGGTCATCCCCGACCTCCGCGGCGGCTTCTCCTACCTCATCGCGGCACTGGCAGCCCAGGGCACATCCCGCGTCCACGGCATCGACCTCATCAACCGCGGCTACGAGAACTTCATGGAAAAGCTGAGCGAGCTGGGCGCGAAGGTGGAACTGCCGGGCAAGGCGCTCGGGTAG